From one Variovorax sp. PBL-H6 genomic stretch:
- a CDS encoding acetyl-CoA C-acyltransferase has product MAQSIVIVGAARTPMGGFQGDFSSLAAHDLGGAAIKAAVERAGIDAATVGEVLFGNCLMAGQGQAPARQAAYKGGLPDSAGAVTLSKMCGSAMKAAMLAHDMLLAGTHEVMIAGGMESMTNAPYLLQKGRGGYRMGHDRIFDHMMLDGLEDAYQPGRSMGTFGEDCAAKYNFTREQQNAFAIASVERAKHATADGLFKAEIAPMTVKGRSGDTLVAIDEGPGKVKLDKIPTLKPAFKKDGGTITAASSSSINDGAAALVMMTESHAKKIGAQPIARLVGHATHAQQPEWFATAPVGAVDKLFKKVGWGVKDVDLWEVNEAFAVVPMALMKELNVAHDIVNVHGGACALGHPIGASGARIMVTLIHALKARGKARGVATLCIGGGEGTAVAVELI; this is encoded by the coding sequence ATGGCTCAATCGATCGTTATCGTCGGCGCCGCGCGCACCCCCATGGGCGGCTTCCAGGGCGACTTTTCTTCTCTTGCCGCGCACGACCTGGGCGGCGCGGCGATCAAAGCGGCGGTGGAGCGCGCCGGCATCGATGCCGCCACGGTCGGCGAGGTGCTGTTCGGCAACTGCCTCATGGCGGGCCAAGGCCAGGCGCCCGCACGCCAGGCGGCCTACAAGGGAGGCCTGCCCGACAGCGCGGGGGCGGTCACGCTCAGCAAGATGTGCGGCTCGGCGATGAAGGCGGCGATGCTGGCGCACGACATGCTGCTCGCGGGCACGCACGAGGTGATGATCGCGGGCGGCATGGAGAGCATGACCAACGCGCCCTATCTGCTGCAAAAGGGCCGTGGCGGTTACCGTATGGGCCACGATCGCATCTTCGATCACATGATGCTCGACGGCCTGGAAGACGCCTACCAGCCTGGCCGTTCGATGGGCACCTTCGGCGAAGACTGCGCCGCCAAATACAACTTCACGCGCGAGCAGCAGAATGCGTTCGCCATCGCCAGCGTCGAGCGCGCCAAGCACGCGACGGCCGACGGTTTGTTCAAAGCCGAGATCGCGCCGATGACGGTGAAAGGCCGCAGCGGCGACACCCTCGTCGCCATCGACGAAGGCCCGGGCAAGGTCAAGCTCGACAAGATCCCGACGCTCAAGCCAGCGTTCAAGAAGGACGGCGGCACCATCACGGCTGCATCGAGCTCGTCGATCAACGACGGCGCCGCCGCGCTGGTGATGATGACCGAATCGCACGCGAAGAAGATCGGCGCCCAACCCATCGCGCGCCTGGTTGGTCACGCTACACATGCGCAGCAGCCCGAGTGGTTCGCGACCGCGCCGGTCGGTGCGGTCGACAAGCTGTTCAAGAAGGTCGGCTGGGGTGTGAAGGACGTCGACCTGTGGGAAGTGAACGAGGCTTTCGCGGTGGTGCCGATGGCGCTGATGAAGGAGCTGAACGTGGCGCACGACATCGTCAACGTGCATGGCGGCGCCTGTGCGCTGGGCCATCCGATCGGCGCCAGCGGCGCCCGCATCATGGTCACGCTGATCCACGCGCTGAAGGCACGCGGCAAGGCCCGCGGCGTCGCCACGCTGTGCATCGGCGGCGGCGAGGGCACGGCGGTCGCCGTCGAGCTGATCTAG
- a CDS encoding acyl-CoA dehydrogenase family protein, giving the protein MLLTSDQEAIRDAVREFAQAELWPHAPMWDREHHFPKAAHQGLAALGAYGICVPEEDGGAGLDYLTLALVLEEIAAGDGGTSTAISVTNCPVNAILMRHGNAQQKKKWLQPLAQGQMLGAFCLTEPQAGSDASSLRTVAKKDADGYVIDGVKQFITSGKNGQVAIVIAVTDKAAGKRGMSAFLVPTDAPGYAATRLEDKLGQHSSDTAQINFDGCRIPAENLLGQEGEGYKIALGALEGGRIGIAAQSVGMARSAFDVALAYAKERQAFGGAIFDQQAVGFRLAECATQLEAARQLIWHAATLRDAGLPCLKEAAMAKLFASEIAERVCSAAIQTLGGYGYVNDFPLERIYRDVRVCQIYEGTSDIQKLLIQRALA; this is encoded by the coding sequence ATGCTCCTCACCTCCGACCAGGAAGCGATCCGCGATGCGGTGCGCGAATTCGCGCAGGCCGAGCTGTGGCCGCACGCGCCGATGTGGGACCGCGAACACCACTTTCCTAAGGCCGCGCACCAGGGCCTGGCGGCATTGGGCGCCTACGGCATCTGCGTGCCCGAGGAAGACGGCGGTGCCGGGCTCGATTACCTGACGCTGGCGCTGGTGCTCGAAGAAATCGCGGCTGGCGATGGCGGCACCAGCACGGCGATCAGCGTCACCAACTGCCCGGTCAACGCGATCCTCATGCGCCACGGCAACGCGCAGCAAAAGAAGAAGTGGCTGCAGCCGCTGGCGCAGGGGCAGATGCTCGGCGCCTTTTGCCTGACCGAGCCGCAGGCCGGCAGCGATGCCTCGTCGCTGCGCACCGTCGCGAAGAAGGATGCGGACGGCTACGTGATCGACGGCGTCAAGCAGTTCATCACCAGTGGCAAGAACGGCCAGGTCGCGATCGTGATCGCGGTCACCGACAAGGCGGCGGGCAAGCGCGGCATGAGCGCCTTCCTGGTGCCGACCGACGCACCCGGTTATGCCGCGACGCGGCTGGAAGACAAGCTCGGCCAGCACAGCAGCGACACCGCGCAGATCAACTTCGACGGCTGCCGCATACCGGCCGAGAACCTGCTCGGCCAGGAAGGCGAGGGCTACAAGATCGCGCTCGGCGCGCTGGAAGGCGGGCGCATCGGCATCGCGGCGCAAAGCGTCGGCATGGCGCGCAGCGCCTTCGACGTGGCGCTGGCCTATGCAAAGGAGCGCCAAGCCTTCGGCGGCGCGATCTTCGACCAGCAGGCGGTGGGCTTTCGTCTGGCCGAGTGCGCCACCCAACTCGAAGCCGCACGCCAGCTCATCTGGCACGCCGCCACCCTGCGCGATGCCGGCCTGCCCTGCCTGAAAGAGGCCGCGATGGCCAAGCTGTTCGCCAGCGAGATAGCCGAGCGCGTCTGCAGCGCCGCGATCCAGACGCTCGGAGGCTATGGCTACGTCAACGACTTTCCCCTGGAGCGCATCTACCGCGACGTGCGCGTGTGCCAGATTTACGAAGGCACCTCGGATATCCAGAAGCTGCTGATCCAACGGGCGCTTGCGTAG
- a CDS encoding tripartite tricarboxylate transporter substrate binding protein: MRQAPVIRRRTLLAAAAAASGLCALPAFSQNAKALRLVVPYPPGGAVDATARLLAEKLPVMLQGRTVMVDNRPGAGGNIAAALVAKSDPDGSTVLITSNNHTINLSLYQKPGYVLDEFAPIAQIGVTGFVIVAHPSTNFKTLGDMLTAARAKPNSISFGTGGNGHPAHLATELLKERAKVSMQHVPYKGSGPLTTDLLGGQLPVGVISVVAAQPFVASGQLIGLAITTKERWPDLPKVPTVEESGFPGYEYSGWIGLLGRTGMPEAEIVALERQLLAIAATEEVRSKLYKQGIVVVPKGRAEFKSAIAHDAVVNRELIKSAGVQMD, encoded by the coding sequence TGTTGGCCGCTGCCGCCGCAGCCTCGGGATTGTGCGCCCTGCCCGCCTTCTCGCAGAACGCCAAGGCACTACGTCTCGTCGTTCCATACCCGCCAGGCGGCGCCGTCGACGCGACGGCCAGACTGCTTGCCGAAAAGCTGCCGGTCATGCTACAAGGCAGGACGGTGATGGTCGACAACCGTCCAGGCGCCGGCGGCAATATCGCTGCCGCGCTGGTGGCGAAGTCCGACCCAGACGGCAGCACCGTGCTAATCACCTCAAACAACCATACGATCAACCTTTCCCTGTACCAAAAGCCGGGGTATGTTCTCGATGAGTTCGCACCGATCGCGCAGATCGGCGTCACGGGGTTTGTGATCGTTGCGCATCCTTCGACCAACTTCAAGACATTGGGCGACATGCTGACCGCAGCCCGTGCCAAGCCGAACTCGATCTCCTTCGGCACGGGCGGCAATGGGCATCCTGCGCATCTCGCGACCGAATTGCTGAAGGAACGTGCCAAGGTCTCCATGCAACACGTTCCGTACAAGGGCTCTGGGCCGCTCACGACAGATCTGCTTGGCGGTCAACTGCCGGTGGGCGTCATCTCTGTCGTGGCGGCCCAACCGTTCGTCGCCTCCGGGCAGCTCATCGGTCTGGCGATAACAACCAAAGAACGCTGGCCCGATCTGCCGAAGGTCCCGACGGTAGAAGAATCGGGTTTTCCGGGCTACGAGTACAGCGGTTGGATCGGGTTACTTGGTAGAACCGGGATGCCGGAAGCCGAAATTGTGGCTCTCGAAAGGCAGCTGCTTGCGATCGCTGCGACCGAAGAAGTGCGGTCAAAACTGTACAAGCAAGGCATCGTCGTTGTGCCCAAGGGAAGGGCAGAGTTCAAATCGGCGATCGCCCATGATGCCGTTGTGAACCGCGAACTCATCAAGTCCGCCGGTGTGCAGATGGACTGA